A window from Moritella yayanosii encodes these proteins:
- the recG gene encoding ATP-dependent DNA helicase RecG, with protein sequence MRLDKIPVIELKGVGAKMADKLAKLNLKTVQDLLFHLPSRYQDRTTIYPIQDLLPGLHGTIEGEIVSCDVTFGKRKIMSCKVNDGTGIITLLFFHFNAGQKNSFSVGKTITAFGEFRRGRFGYEIVHPEYKLAHATSSAMSAETLTPIYPSTEGLKQLTLRNLTDQALQHLSQTTLQELLPKGLYTGQIELNHAIQLLHRPTPDVSLELLEQGKHPAQQRLIIEELLAQNISMLQLRKKMQQHPAIKLPASNTITDKFLAQLPFTPTNAQQRVVGEIQQDLQKNYPMMRLIQGDVGSGKTLVAALAALQAIGNGYQVALMAPTEILAEQHALNFKGWFNQLGIKVGWLSGKQKGKAREAELASIASGETQMIVGTHAIFQAAVKFFNLTLVIIDEQHRFGVEQRLALREKGAVNGLYPHQLFMTATPIPRTLAMTAYADLNTSVIDELPPGRTPITTVVMPDTKRSKIIERVELAVKNEGRQVYWVCTLIEESDVLEAQAAEDTANDLQKQLPDLRIGLVHGRMKSIEKQYVMDAFKTKKLDLLVATTVIEVGVDVPNASLMIIENPERLGLAQLHQLRGRVGRGKVASHCVLLYHAPLSDTSSKRLSVLRETTDGFKIAQRDLEIRGPGEMLGSKQTGIADLKVADLVRDQHLIPLVQNIARHLLQHHPDNANAIAQRWMADKDIYSNA encoded by the coding sequence ATGCGATTAGATAAGATCCCGGTTATCGAATTAAAAGGTGTTGGCGCCAAAATGGCCGACAAGTTAGCGAAGCTGAACCTAAAGACGGTTCAGGATCTGCTTTTTCACCTGCCAAGTCGCTATCAGGATCGCACGACCATCTATCCTATCCAAGACCTATTACCCGGTCTGCATGGCACTATCGAAGGCGAGATCGTCAGCTGCGATGTCACCTTTGGTAAACGCAAGATCATGTCTTGTAAAGTCAACGACGGCACCGGTATCATCACGTTATTATTTTTCCATTTTAATGCCGGACAAAAAAACAGTTTCAGTGTCGGTAAAACCATTACCGCATTTGGCGAATTCCGCCGTGGTCGCTTTGGTTATGAAATTGTCCATCCTGAATATAAACTCGCGCATGCAACTAGCTCAGCGATGAGTGCAGAAACGCTGACACCAATATATCCTTCCACAGAAGGCTTAAAGCAATTAACGTTGCGTAATCTGACCGACCAAGCACTACAGCACCTCAGCCAAACCACATTACAAGAATTACTACCGAAAGGACTGTATACTGGGCAAATCGAGTTAAATCATGCCATCCAATTATTGCACCGACCAACACCCGATGTATCGCTTGAGCTGTTAGAGCAAGGTAAGCACCCAGCGCAACAACGCCTGATTATCGAAGAACTGCTGGCGCAAAATATCAGTATGCTGCAATTGCGCAAGAAAATGCAGCAGCATCCGGCCATCAAATTGCCAGCGAGCAACACCATTACCGATAAATTTTTAGCGCAATTGCCTTTTACGCCAACCAATGCGCAACAACGTGTGGTCGGTGAGATCCAGCAGGACCTCCAGAAAAACTATCCTATGATGCGATTAATCCAAGGTGATGTAGGGTCAGGAAAAACCCTTGTCGCAGCGCTAGCGGCACTACAGGCTATCGGTAATGGCTATCAAGTGGCATTGATGGCACCCACTGAAATATTAGCCGAGCAACATGCGCTTAATTTCAAAGGCTGGTTCAATCAACTGGGCATCAAAGTCGGTTGGTTATCTGGTAAACAAAAAGGCAAAGCCCGAGAAGCAGAGCTCGCATCGATTGCCAGTGGCGAAACGCAGATGATTGTTGGTACCCATGCCATTTTCCAAGCGGCGGTGAAATTCTTCAATTTAACCTTAGTGATTATTGATGAGCAACATCGCTTTGGTGTAGAGCAACGTCTGGCCCTACGTGAAAAGGGAGCAGTCAATGGTTTATACCCGCACCAGTTGTTTATGACCGCGACTCCGATCCCGCGCACTTTAGCCATGACCGCTTATGCGGACTTAAATACCTCGGTTATTGATGAACTACCACCGGGGCGAACGCCAATCACCACAGTCGTTATGCCCGATACCAAACGCAGTAAAATCATTGAACGCGTCGAATTAGCGGTTAAAAATGAAGGTCGTCAAGTCTATTGGGTCTGTACCCTAATTGAAGAGTCGGACGTATTAGAAGCGCAAGCGGCTGAAGATACTGCCAATGATTTACAAAAACAGTTACCCGATTTACGGATTGGCTTAGTGCACGGCCGCATGAAATCCATTGAAAAACAATACGTCATGGACGCGTTTAAAACCAAAAAATTAGATTTACTGGTCGCCACCACCGTGATTGAAGTCGGGGTGGATGTACCGAATGCCAGTTTGATGATCATCGAAAATCCAGAACGTTTAGGTTTGGCACAGTTACATCAACTGCGCGGTCGTGTGGGCCGTGGTAAAGTCGCCAGTCACTGTGTATTGCTTTATCACGCACCGCTGTCCGATACCAGCAGTAAGCGTTTATCGGTATTACGGGAAACCACCGACGGATTCAAAATTGCACAACGAGACCTCGAGATCCGTGGTCCTGGCGAAATGCTCGGGAGTAAGCAAACCGGGATTGCTGATCTAAAAGTGGCGGACTTAGTCCGTGACCAACACTTGATCCCATTGGTACAAAATATTGCTCGCCACTTGCTGCAGCACCACCCTGATAATGCCAATGCGATTGCCCAACGTTGGATGGCAGACAAAGACATTTATTCCAATGCATAA
- the trmH gene encoding tRNA (guanosine(18)-2'-O)-methyltransferase TrmH, translating to MTPERLERITKMLQRRQPDLTVCMESVHKPHNLAAVVRTCDAVGVNNVHAVWSVRPTKVSGGTATGSQNWVKVHSHDNIAAAIKELKAQGMQVLATNLSDTAVDFRDIDYTKPTAILMGQEKTGISAEALALADQHIIIPMVGMVQSLNVSVATATILYEAQRQRDNAGMYQGESKLSAEEQHKIYFEGGHPVYAKACKRKGLAYPELDAEGQIVADESWWDALRSSN from the coding sequence ATGACCCCAGAACGTCTCGAACGCATTACTAAAATGCTCCAACGCCGCCAACCAGACCTGACTGTGTGTATGGAATCTGTGCATAAACCACATAACCTTGCCGCCGTAGTCAGAACTTGTGATGCAGTGGGTGTCAACAATGTTCACGCGGTATGGTCGGTACGTCCAACAAAGGTATCTGGTGGCACTGCAACAGGCAGCCAAAACTGGGTGAAAGTACACTCTCACGATAACATTGCTGCAGCAATCAAAGAATTAAAAGCCCAAGGCATGCAAGTACTTGCAACTAACCTGTCTGACACAGCCGTAGATTTCCGTGACATTGACTATACCAAACCAACGGCGATCTTAATGGGTCAAGAAAAGACCGGTATCAGTGCCGAAGCATTGGCACTTGCCGATCAACATATCATCATCCCGATGGTTGGCATGGTGCAATCGTTAAACGTATCAGTCGCGACGGCGACTATCTTGTATGAAGCACAGCGTCAACGTGACAATGCCGGCATGTACCAAGGCGAAAGCAAACTATCCGCTGAAGAGCAGCACAAAATTTACTTTGAAGGCGGCCACCCTGTCTATGCGAAAGCATGCAAGCGTAAAGGTTTAGCTTACCCTGAGTTAGATGCAGAAGGCCAAATTGTTGCTGACGAATCGTGGTGGGATGCACTACGTAGTTCAAACTAG
- the spoT gene encoding bifunctional GTP diphosphokinase/guanosine-3',5'-bis pyrophosphate 3'-pyrophosphohydrolase, with the protein MHIFANLKATTSTYLSVEQVELIEHAYLVAREAHLPQKRSTGEPYIIHPVAVAEILAEMRLDHKTIMAALLHDVIEDTPTTQEDLASLFGSTVAELVEGVSKLDKLKFRDRKEAQAENFRKMFMAMVQDIRVILIKLADRTHNMRTIGALRPDKRRRIASETLEIFAPIANRLGIHNIKNELEELGLKAMYPMRYRILAESVKSARGNRKEVMSNIRQEIEGRLAEAGVPATTYGREKLIFSIYNKMKKKRVQFHEVVDIYAFRIIVEDLDTCYRVLGQMHSLYKPKITRFKDYIAIPKTNGYQSLHTSLVGPHGVPLEIQIRTKDMDLMADRGIAAHWSYKQGADKINTTAQLRAQKWMQSLLELQQSAGSSFEFIESVKTDLFPDEIYVFTPKGKIIELPRGATPVDVAYSIHTDVGHTCVGARVNRQPHALSQPLKNGQTVEIITAPGARPNAAWLNFIVTGRARVSVRQQLKNMRTEDAIILGRRLLNHALNGVKIDDIAADNLTQVLADTKCENLDALLIEIGLGNMMSIVIARRLQGRVDELTDLTPRSEEQGKMPIKGAEGMLVSFANCCHPIPGDAIVAHLSPGKGLVIHIETCRNIHGYQNEPDRYIPVEWDENIDPSQEFKTEIRIQVVNHQGVLAKLTNTVASTGANIHNIVTDEKDARVYNVDILITAKNRKHVADVMKKIRKLQDVLKISRSYN; encoded by the coding sequence TTGCATATATTCGCAAATTTAAAAGCAACGACATCAACCTATCTATCGGTTGAACAAGTCGAACTCATTGAGCATGCTTATTTAGTCGCACGGGAAGCGCACCTACCTCAAAAAAGAAGTACGGGTGAACCTTATATTATTCACCCCGTTGCCGTTGCTGAAATTCTTGCTGAAATGCGTCTTGATCATAAAACTATTATGGCAGCCCTGCTCCATGATGTGATTGAAGATACCCCAACAACGCAAGAAGACCTTGCGTCATTATTTGGCAGCACAGTGGCTGAATTGGTTGAAGGTGTCTCTAAGCTGGATAAACTAAAATTCCGCGATCGCAAAGAAGCACAAGCAGAAAATTTCCGCAAAATGTTCATGGCGATGGTGCAAGACATTCGCGTTATCTTAATCAAACTTGCCGATCGCACCCACAACATGCGCACCATAGGCGCATTACGGCCTGACAAACGCCGCCGTATTGCTAGCGAAACATTAGAAATTTTTGCCCCGATTGCTAATCGCCTTGGTATTCATAATATAAAAAATGAATTAGAAGAACTTGGATTAAAAGCCATGTATCCAATGCGTTACCGTATTCTTGCTGAATCGGTCAAATCAGCGCGTGGTAATCGTAAAGAAGTCATGTCTAACATCCGCCAAGAAATTGAAGGCCGTTTAGCCGAAGCCGGTGTACCAGCGACAACTTATGGCCGCGAAAAGCTGATCTTTAGTATCTACAATAAGATGAAAAAGAAACGCGTTCAGTTCCACGAAGTTGTCGATATTTATGCGTTTAGGATCATCGTTGAAGACCTTGATACTTGTTATCGTGTGCTTGGCCAAATGCACAGTTTGTACAAGCCAAAAATAACCCGCTTTAAAGATTATATTGCCATTCCAAAAACCAATGGTTATCAATCTCTGCATACTTCCTTGGTTGGCCCACACGGCGTACCGCTGGAAATTCAAATCCGAACCAAAGATATGGATCTAATGGCTGACCGTGGTATTGCTGCCCATTGGTCATATAAACAAGGTGCAGACAAAATTAATACCACCGCACAATTACGTGCACAGAAGTGGATGCAAAGCTTACTCGAATTACAGCAAAGCGCTGGTTCATCGTTTGAATTTATCGAAAGTGTGAAAACCGATCTGTTCCCCGATGAAATTTATGTGTTCACCCCGAAAGGTAAAATCATCGAATTACCACGCGGTGCCACTCCAGTAGACGTGGCTTATTCAATCCATACCGATGTCGGTCATACTTGTGTAGGTGCGCGTGTAAACCGTCAACCACACGCACTTAGTCAACCGTTGAAAAATGGTCAAACAGTCGAAATTATTACCGCACCAGGTGCGCGTCCAAATGCAGCATGGTTAAACTTTATTGTCACCGGTAGAGCGCGTGTTAGTGTCCGTCAACAATTAAAAAACATGCGCACCGAAGATGCGATTATCCTTGGTCGCCGTCTCTTAAATCATGCCCTCAACGGGGTTAAAATTGATGATATTGCCGCAGACAATTTAACCCAAGTACTGGCCGATACGAAGTGCGAAAACTTAGATGCCCTGCTTATCGAGATCGGTTTAGGTAACATGATGAGCATTGTCATTGCCCGTCGTTTACAAGGCCGAGTAGATGAACTTACCGACCTGACACCGCGCTCGGAAGAACAAGGCAAAATGCCGATTAAGGGTGCAGAAGGCATGCTGGTTAGTTTTGCTAATTGCTGTCACCCCATTCCAGGTGATGCCATTGTTGCCCATTTAAGCCCAGGTAAAGGTCTGGTGATACATATTGAAACCTGTCGTAATATTCACGGTTATCAAAATGAACCGGATCGTTATATCCCTGTTGAATGGGATGAAAATATCGACCCGAGTCAAGAGTTTAAAACCGAGATCCGTATTCAAGTGGTTAATCACCAAGGTGTATTAGCAAAACTGACTAATACCGTAGCCTCGACTGGCGCCAATATTCATAACATTGTTACCGACGAAAAAGATGCCCGTGTGTATAACGTCGATATTCTTATTACCGCGAAAAACCGCAAACATGTGGCCGATGTGATGAAAAAAATCCGTAAATTACAAGACGTACTAAAAATATCACGCAGTTACAACTAA
- the rpoZ gene encoding DNA-directed RNA polymerase subunit omega: MARVTVENAVQQVGNRFDLILMAARRARQLQIHGKEPLVAPENDKPTVIALREIEAGLITNELMDAGDRQEQQEHEAQQIAAVAAIAEGRG, translated from the coding sequence ATGGCACGCGTAACTGTAGAAAATGCTGTACAACAGGTTGGTAATCGTTTCGACCTAATATTAATGGCGGCACGTCGCGCTCGTCAATTACAGATTCATGGTAAAGAACCTCTAGTAGCACCAGAGAATGATAAGCCGACTGTAATCGCCCTTCGTGAAATTGAAGCAGGTCTAATTACTAACGAATTGATGGATGCTGGCGATCGTCAAGAACAGCAAGAACACGAAGCACAGCAAATTGCAGCAGTAGCAGCAATCGCTGAAGGTCGTGGTTAA